A part of Augochlora pura isolate Apur16 chromosome 1, APUR_v2.2.1, whole genome shotgun sequence genomic DNA contains:
- the Cpr27 gene encoding cuticular protein 27 isoform X2 produces MSRILFLWFCCGLALAQHNQYEVTTPVPILKQINKHNEDGSYSYGYEAADGSYKIESKYPTGEVYGKYGFVDDTGSIREVEYGASRRGFEPAGAGINVPPPTLTGNSIANPNEPDDDGQYREDPSVYYTDPRFTNGERYAPVPRQPVRQPLQQQPQQTPRPLPAPIYTPPRYPPRVQYQPKPQYQPEYEPQYRSQYQPQYQGQQQRSIYPASPPQSVLQGRPAPNADPNAGLASYTVNYRR; encoded by the exons ATACTGTTCCTTTGGTTCTGCTGTGGCCTTGCGCTCGCTCAGCATAATCAGTATGAAGTGACCACACCGGTTCCCATTTTGAAGCAAATCAACAA GCATAACGAAGATGGCAGCTACAGTTACGGTTATGAAGCAGCGGACGGTTCCTACAAGATTGAATCGAAATATCCAACTGGAGAAGTTTATGGAAAGTATGGATTTGTCGATGATACAGGAAGCATTCGTGAAGTCGAATACGGTGCTTCAAGACGTGGTTTCGAACCAGCTGGGGCCGGAATAAACGTTCCTCCACCAACTTTGACCGGAAATAGCATTGCCAATCCCAACGAACCAGATGACGATGGTCAATACAGAGAGGACCCCTCCGTTTATTATACTGATCCTCGATTCACTAATGGAGAACGTTACGCGCCGGTCCCCCGCCAACCAGTTCGGCAACCACTGCAACAGCAACCACAACAAACACCACGGCCACTTCCAGCGCCAATTTATACTCCACCAAG GTACCCTCCTCGGGTGCAGTATCAACCGAAGCCGCAGTACCAACCGGAATACGAACCGCAGTACCGATCGCAATACCAACCGCAATATCAGGGCCAACAACAGCGGTCTATTTATCCAGCTTCTCCTCCACAAAGTGTACTTCAAGGTCGTCCGGCACCCAATGCTGACCCCAATGCCGGGTTAGCCTCTTACACGGTTAATTACAGGCGATAG
- the Cpr27 gene encoding cuticular protein 27 isoform X1, with the protein MRLPILFLWFCCGLALAQHNQYEVTTPVPILKQINKHNEDGSYSYGYEAADGSYKIESKYPTGEVYGKYGFVDDTGSIREVEYGASRRGFEPAGAGINVPPPTLTGNSIANPNEPDDDGQYREDPSVYYTDPRFTNGERYAPVPRQPVRQPLQQQPQQTPRPLPAPIYTPPRYPPRVQYQPKPQYQPEYEPQYRSQYQPQYQGQQQRSIYPASPPQSVLQGRPAPNADPNAGLASYTVNYRR; encoded by the exons ATGCGACTTCCC ATACTGTTCCTTTGGTTCTGCTGTGGCCTTGCGCTCGCTCAGCATAATCAGTATGAAGTGACCACACCGGTTCCCATTTTGAAGCAAATCAACAA GCATAACGAAGATGGCAGCTACAGTTACGGTTATGAAGCAGCGGACGGTTCCTACAAGATTGAATCGAAATATCCAACTGGAGAAGTTTATGGAAAGTATGGATTTGTCGATGATACAGGAAGCATTCGTGAAGTCGAATACGGTGCTTCAAGACGTGGTTTCGAACCAGCTGGGGCCGGAATAAACGTTCCTCCACCAACTTTGACCGGAAATAGCATTGCCAATCCCAACGAACCAGATGACGATGGTCAATACAGAGAGGACCCCTCCGTTTATTATACTGATCCTCGATTCACTAATGGAGAACGTTACGCGCCGGTCCCCCGCCAACCAGTTCGGCAACCACTGCAACAGCAACCACAACAAACACCACGGCCACTTCCAGCGCCAATTTATACTCCACCAAG GTACCCTCCTCGGGTGCAGTATCAACCGAAGCCGCAGTACCAACCGGAATACGAACCGCAGTACCGATCGCAATACCAACCGCAATATCAGGGCCAACAACAGCGGTCTATTTATCCAGCTTCTCCTCCACAAAGTGTACTTCAAGGTCGTCCGGCACCCAATGCTGACCCCAATGCCGGGTTAGCCTCTTACACGGTTAATTACAGGCGATAG